Proteins from one candidate division TA06 bacterium genomic window:
- a CDS encoding VCBS repeat-containing protein: MWLQPTGAVIGTVKYGLIIEHKGNNSYDTTWTRNYFISEFDIGDLDGDGLTEIVTDTSTGNDEWLRIFESPALDSFPTSLVWGYDHPDYDEVNWITISNDLDQDGKKEFLWNYLGRVHIVECTGDNSYQEVWTDTARMNGKMLCGDFDCDGKRDFVGTSTSIPRIRVVENTVVGADSYAIVWGTPGGLGDTMVYDNAYMIAQAKDMDGDGKPEFIVGSKRIGIDDSLEFAVFEMNGDNSYHKVWRVRPQKGNNRGISVGDVDGDGKEEMVFSTSGGRLYMYKNNGPDSYELMWQYSTGLDAAPTLIYDLNSNGYKELVYSGYKDYPESTHHETHILEIVGETDFVSLSADSGDKFVCLGWTSAQEIANTAWWIERSTQPDTNFIRIATLPDTQGTRYDTTNYTYVDTTVTNGIIYYYRVADVPLNGAPVWHGPVSATPYLVGLAVTFAGMNLTASSDGVNLTWRTESEQDCYQWEIERSDSPEQGFVQVGKVDGGGTTNQPQSYSYADNTIAEKGEYYYRLAEVDRNGNKTYHGPMSITFGGDVPEAYLLAQSVPNPTRGGVSISFALKKSGNTSLKIYNIAGQVVRILDNGYRIAGVYSIPWDGKDEQGNKVSNGIYLYRLVSGEFQATKKITVLR, encoded by the coding sequence TTGTGGCTTCAACCTACCGGGGCAGTAATAGGGACCGTGAAATACGGGCTGATTATTGAACATAAGGGGAATAACTCTTATGATACCACCTGGACAAGAAACTATTTTATTTCCGAGTTTGATATAGGTGACTTGGATGGAGATGGGCTCACCGAGATAGTGACAGACACTTCCACAGGCAATGATGAATGGCTGAGGATTTTTGAAAGTCCTGCCCTTGATTCCTTTCCCACCTCTTTAGTCTGGGGGTATGACCATCCCGATTACGACGAAGTCAATTGGATTACCATCAGCAACGATCTTGACCAGGATGGCAAGAAGGAATTCCTCTGGAACTACTTGGGACGGGTTCATATCGTTGAGTGCACCGGAGATAATTCCTATCAAGAGGTCTGGACGGATACGGCCCGGATGAACGGGAAGATGCTATGCGGTGATTTTGATTGCGATGGAAAGAGGGATTTTGTAGGGACTAGCACATCTATTCCGCGCATTCGTGTGGTTGAAAACACAGTGGTGGGAGCTGATTCATACGCCATAGTATGGGGAACTCCGGGTGGTCTTGGAGACACTATGGTTTATGACAACGCTTATATGATTGCCCAGGCCAAGGATATGGATGGGGATGGAAAGCCGGAGTTTATCGTCGGCTCTAAAAGGATTGGCATTGATGACAGCCTGGAATTTGCCGTCTTTGAAATGAATGGCGATAATTCCTATCATAAAGTATGGCGGGTTCGCCCTCAAAAGGGCAATAATCGTGGAATCTCAGTGGGTGATGTTGACGGAGATGGAAAGGAAGAGATGGTGTTTTCTACCAGCGGGGGGAGGCTCTATATGTATAAAAACAACGGACCCGATTCCTATGAGTTAATGTGGCAATACAGCACGGGTCTGGATGCCGCTCCTACTTTGATTTATGACCTCAACTCCAATGGCTATAAGGAACTTGTTTACAGCGGGTATAAGGACTACCCAGAGTCCACTCATCACGAAACTCATATCTTGGAGATTGTGGGGGAAACAGACTTTGTTTCCTTGAGCGCCGATTCCGGGGATAAGTTTGTCTGCTTAGGCTGGACTTCTGCTCAGGAGATTGCCAACACTGCCTGGTGGATTGAGCGGTCAACCCAGCCGGACACAAACTTCATCCGCATCGCCACGCTGCCCGACACCCAGGGAACAAGATACGACACCACCAATTACACCTATGTTGACACCACAGTGACCAATGGAATCATCTACTACTATCGGGTGGCTGATGTTCCCTTGAATGGCGCGCCTGTCTGGCACGGGCCTGTTTCCGCCACGCCGTATCTGGTTGGGTTGGCGGTTACCTTTGCCGGGATGAACCTGACGGCCTCCTCTGACGGCGTGAACCTTACCTGGCGCACCGAGAGCGAGCAGGACTGTTACCAGTGGGAAATAGAGCGGTCTGATAGCCCGGAACAGGGGTTTGTCCAGGTGGGCAAGGTTGACGGGGGCGGCACCACTAACCAGCCGCAAAGCTACAGCTACGCCGACAATACCATCGCCGAAAAAGGCGAATACTACTACCGCCTGGCCGAGGTAGATCGAAACGGCAATAAAACCTACCACGGGCCGATGAGCATAACCTTTGGCGGAGACGTTCCGGAGGCCTACCTGCTGGCCCAGAGCGTTCCCAACCCCACCCGGGGCGGGGTCAGCATCAGCTTCGCCCTCAAAAAATCAGGGAACACCAGCTTGAAGATATACAACATCGCCGGGCAGGTGGTCAGGATATTGGATAATGGATACCGGATTGCCGGGGTATACAGCATTCCCTGGGACGGGAAGGACGAGCAGGGAAACAAGGTCAGCAACGGGATCTACCTGTACCGGTTAGTCTCCGGGGAGTTCCAGGCAACTAAAAAGATCACAGTTCTGCGCTGA